One genomic segment of Sanyastnella coralliicola includes these proteins:
- a CDS encoding PKD domain-containing protein, with protein MKRFALLLILASISVSLFAHNGRKAFNFRENLGQWHDNVKYRVAMGNATLFLEENAMTWNIVHPEDYDLIHESSEWSRQELLAWQLRGHAYKVIFENGNTQNIVGQEQESTYYNYFLGNDQSKWASNVHGFNAVRYSQIWDGVGMRIYNSADQLKYDFIVNANAETDQVVLRYEGLEGMSIVDGVLYLETSVGQITELAPYAYQMNGNSMEEVACEYVLSGDKISFSFPDGYDTSRQLIIDPIVIASTLSGTTGDSNYGHSAAYDIAGNIYTGARAFGAGYPTTTGAYQEDFAGAGFAVDMAMSKLNPTGTDLLWASYLGGTDTDYPHSLIANDFEELYVYGSTSSNDFPVSDDAYQPDYGGGTDIVVSHFSADGTELIGSTYMGGSDQDGVNSASVNYGDTFRGEIVLNGDQIPYVASFSTSTDFPTTGGVYQPANAGEQDAVIFTMNEELSSLTWSTYLGGTAADTGYGLRVTVDGNVFVAGQAGSDDFPTTAGAYETTFQGGGGGGWGPEKDGFLARLSANGADLQACTFYGTTEEDQAFFVDLNNDEEPFIYGQSQGDIPVTADVYSEEDGSLFIAKFNYALTELLAASRMAVSTWGGYAGVPVAFLVDRCDNIYISAYSAGGDLSLTDDAVYDTGGFYLAAYGEDISTLEFASYYGANHVDGGTSRFDKNGIIYQGVCSGGGFPTNADAYATDQSIGWDIGVFKMDFQVSGVNAAITASADALNGCAPHTIEFNNYSVGNIYTWDFGDGSPLNNEFEPEHTYTEPGVYEVSLISLDSLSCNLADTAYLEISISEPTDFLAAFEVQLDCEDLGIVTDNQTGIEWLEYQWDMGDGTILEGFNVEHFYVEEGDYTITLNAVDNGCDADDEASQDVQIVGSVLASTDASSYEGCGELTIDFANTSNGLTYEWDFGDGSPTTTDENPSHTFQPGEYTVTLTAFHPESCNLEDDTTLTVVVGPDQVIDAAFQLLQTDCESFLVEGTDQSTGEFLAFEWDMDDGTTYDTPDISHNYGAMGEYQVSLTITDTLCDASDTEILNITVLDEVTAIIGNDDLEGCHPYVALFENNSAGTNFYWDFGDGSPVIDSQVAEHEYAEPGVYTVTLTVEGVGNCGGTDVTEAIVTVVETPEIEALFEMEQTGACEAMTVDFDNLSTGDGLEYDWSVDGTTYSVAEMEHIFSGPGTYDIVLNISEPVCDATDSFSQTIEVLDGIDLIAPDDVYMCYYEFTKDIAITGPAEATYEWNTGETEQAITITEPGIYTITATLNNCTDSEGLEVIGVEKLILLDNPTACEGIQTMLEIPYDDGTNYQWCDGSELDYIYASEPGEYCYQFTDIFGCQQEGLVILDQVDQDGTIYIPNAFTPNNDGINDIFKAEGVDIRSFELTVWNRWGEEVYRSESIDQFWDGSNQGSEYYVQDGVYTWRVEYNSTCSSEKVLETGTVLIMR; from the coding sequence GTGGGCAAGTAATGTGCATGGATTCAACGCAGTGCGCTACTCTCAAATCTGGGATGGTGTGGGCATGCGTATTTACAATTCTGCAGATCAGTTGAAGTATGATTTCATCGTTAACGCTAACGCGGAAACGGATCAGGTTGTATTGCGCTATGAAGGCCTAGAAGGAATGTCGATAGTAGACGGCGTTCTTTACCTCGAAACGAGCGTAGGTCAGATTACGGAGTTGGCACCTTACGCCTACCAGATGAATGGAAACTCGATGGAAGAAGTTGCCTGTGAATACGTGCTCTCAGGTGACAAGATTAGTTTTTCATTCCCTGATGGATACGACACTTCACGACAGTTGATCATCGACCCTATTGTCATTGCATCAACGCTTTCTGGAACGACAGGAGATAGCAACTACGGACACAGTGCCGCATATGATATCGCCGGAAACATTTACACTGGAGCTCGCGCTTTCGGTGCTGGTTACCCTACCACTACAGGTGCGTATCAAGAAGACTTCGCTGGAGCAGGTTTCGCTGTGGATATGGCGATGTCAAAGCTAAACCCGACAGGAACTGACCTTTTATGGGCAAGCTACCTTGGAGGTACGGATACGGATTACCCACACTCGTTGATTGCTAATGATTTTGAGGAACTGTACGTGTATGGTTCTACTTCATCAAACGATTTCCCAGTTTCTGACGACGCTTACCAGCCTGATTACGGGGGAGGCACAGATATCGTAGTCTCTCACTTCTCTGCTGATGGAACCGAATTGATCGGATCAACTTACATGGGGGGTTCAGACCAAGACGGAGTGAACTCGGCGAGTGTAAACTATGGAGATACCTTCCGAGGTGAGATTGTGCTCAATGGCGATCAAATTCCATATGTAGCTTCCTTCTCTACATCAACCGATTTCCCAACAACCGGTGGTGTTTATCAGCCAGCCAACGCAGGCGAACAAGACGCGGTCATCTTCACGATGAACGAAGAATTGAGCTCGCTGACTTGGTCTACATACCTAGGAGGTACGGCAGCGGATACAGGCTACGGTTTGCGTGTGACAGTTGATGGAAATGTTTTCGTCGCTGGTCAAGCTGGATCAGATGATTTTCCAACAACAGCAGGCGCCTACGAAACGACCTTCCAAGGTGGAGGAGGCGGAGGATGGGGTCCTGAAAAGGACGGATTCCTAGCACGTCTTTCTGCCAATGGAGCTGACCTTCAAGCGTGTACATTCTACGGTACAACAGAAGAAGACCAAGCTTTCTTCGTAGACCTCAATAACGATGAAGAACCCTTCATTTACGGACAATCACAAGGAGATATACCTGTAACAGCAGATGTATATTCTGAAGAAGATGGTTCACTCTTCATCGCTAAATTCAATTACGCACTTACCGAGTTGCTCGCGGCTTCCCGTATGGCTGTATCAACCTGGGGTGGATATGCCGGGGTACCGGTAGCCTTCTTGGTTGACCGTTGTGATAATATCTACATCTCAGCCTACAGCGCTGGAGGAGACTTGTCGTTGACTGATGATGCGGTATACGACACTGGAGGCTTCTACCTCGCTGCTTATGGTGAAGACATTTCAACCCTCGAGTTCGCGTCATACTATGGTGCAAACCACGTAGACGGAGGAACTTCCCGATTTGATAAGAACGGAATCATCTACCAAGGTGTATGTTCTGGAGGGGGCTTCCCGACAAATGCCGACGCTTACGCAACAGACCAGTCGATTGGTTGGGATATCGGTGTATTTAAAATGGACTTCCAGGTTTCTGGGGTGAATGCTGCAATTACGGCTAGCGCCGATGCCTTGAATGGTTGTGCGCCGCATACGATCGAATTCAACAACTACTCGGTAGGTAACATCTACACATGGGATTTCGGTGACGGATCTCCTTTGAACAACGAATTTGAGCCGGAGCACACGTACACAGAACCTGGCGTTTACGAAGTGAGTCTGATCTCTCTTGACTCATTGTCATGTAACCTCGCTGATACGGCGTACTTGGAGATCTCAATCTCAGAGCCAACAGATTTCTTGGCGGCCTTCGAAGTCCAGCTTGACTGTGAAGACCTAGGTATCGTTACAGATAATCAAACAGGAATTGAGTGGCTAGAATACCAGTGGGACATGGGAGACGGAACCATCCTTGAAGGTTTCAATGTGGAGCACTTCTACGTTGAGGAAGGTGACTATACCATCACATTGAACGCAGTAGATAATGGTTGTGATGCAGACGACGAAGCATCGCAAGATGTACAGATCGTTGGCAGTGTCTTAGCCAGTACCGATGCGAGTTCTTATGAAGGCTGTGGTGAGCTCACTATTGATTTTGCAAACACCAGTAACGGATTGACCTATGAATGGGATTTTGGTGATGGTTCTCCTACCACCACCGATGAAAACCCAAGTCACACCTTCCAACCAGGAGAATATACTGTGACGCTGACTGCTTTCCACCCAGAAAGCTGTAACCTTGAAGACGACACCACCCTAACGGTAGTTGTTGGACCAGATCAAGTGATTGATGCGGCATTCCAGCTCCTGCAAACAGACTGTGAGTCGTTCCTGGTCGAAGGAACAGACCAAAGTACAGGAGAGTTCCTAGCCTTCGAATGGGACATGGATGACGGAACAACTTATGACACCCCAGATATCTCGCATAACTACGGGGCGATGGGTGAATACCAAGTCTCTTTGACCATTACAGACACCTTGTGTGACGCATCAGATACAGAAATACTGAACATTACGGTGCTTGATGAGGTCACGGCCATCATTGGGAACGATGACCTCGAGGGGTGTCATCCATACGTAGCCTTGTTTGAGAATAACAGTGCCGGAACGAACTTCTACTGGGACTTCGGTGACGGTTCACCTGTGATTGATTCTCAAGTGGCGGAACACGAATACGCTGAACCAGGTGTATACACCGTGACGCTCACTGTAGAAGGTGTTGGAAACTGTGGAGGAACAGATGTCACCGAAGCCATTGTAACAGTGGTGGAAACGCCGGAGATCGAAGCCTTGTTCGAAATGGAGCAAACGGGGGCATGTGAAGCCATGACGGTTGACTTCGACAACCTAAGTACAGGCGATGGCCTGGAATACGATTGGTCAGTTGATGGTACAACCTATTCGGTAGCTGAAATGGAACACATATTTAGTGGACCTGGAACCTATGATATCGTCTTGAATATCTCGGAGCCAGTGTGTGATGCCACGGATAGCTTCAGCCAAACCATTGAAGTGCTTGACGGCATTGATTTGATTGCACCTGATGACGTGTACATGTGTTACTACGAATTCACGAAAGACATCGCTATTACTGGTCCGGCGGAAGCAACATACGAGTGGAACACTGGTGAAACAGAACAAGCAATCACCATCACAGAACCAGGAATCTACACGATTACAGCTACGCTGAACAACTGTACTGACTCCGAAGGATTGGAGGTCATCGGGGTAGAGAAATTGATCTTGCTAGACAATCCAACGGCTTGTGAAGGCATTCAGACCATGCTCGAAATCCCTTACGACGACGGTACAAATTACCAGTGGTGTGATGGATCAGAGCTAGATTACATTTATGCTTCAGAACCAGGAGAGTACTGCTACCAGTTCACCGATATATTCGGATGTCAACAAGAAGGGCTGGTGATCCTAGATCAAGTAGATCAAGACGGAACCATCTACATTCCAAATGCGTTCACACCGAACAACGATGGAATCAACGATATCTTCAAAGCCGAAGGGGTAGACATTCGCTCATTTGAACTAACGGTTTGGAACCGTTGGGGAGAAGAAGTGTACCGCTCAGAATCGATCGACCAATTCTGGGATGGATCTAACCAAGGAAGCGAATACTACGTGCAAGACGGAGTCTACACTTGGCGTGTAGAATACAACAGCACATGTAGTTCTGAAAAAGTCTTGGAGACAGGTACCGTGCTCATCATGCGATGA
- a CDS encoding murein hydrolase activator EnvC family protein, whose product MSASLRLSLLVLFIAFGGSLLAQSKADLQAQRNELNKKIAYTQKLIKASKADQEVSFEQLRMLKEQIRYRQQLLNSYEKEIRTINSDISTSEQMIVELERKIAVMKEEYAAMIYQAYKNRQNHDELMYIFAASSFNQAFKRFKFLQEYADYRKRQANEIKDTQIKLEERIVSLEADKASKVVLLDEKAAEAASLRDNKQEIEQVIAQLKSEEDKLKKKQQQQEQERQRINAAIRRIIEEELAAEKKKNDGKYELTPEGKIISAEFEKNKGNLPWPVLRGVITSRFGTQPHPTIPGITIENNGIDISTEAGSGVLAVFGGTVTSVFSIPGAGQNVIITHGAYKTVYTGLTNVTFSKGDQIEMGERIGTVLTVNNKSVSHFEVWKMNSKSPSPQNPELWIRRK is encoded by the coding sequence TTGAGCGCAAGCTTACGCCTTAGTCTGTTGGTTCTTTTTATCGCATTTGGCGGAAGTCTCTTGGCCCAGAGTAAAGCAGACTTGCAAGCCCAGCGTAATGAACTCAACAAGAAGATTGCCTACACTCAAAAGTTGATCAAAGCCTCGAAAGCCGATCAAGAGGTGAGCTTTGAACAACTCCGCATGTTGAAGGAGCAAATCCGCTACCGTCAACAACTTCTCAATAGCTACGAAAAGGAAATCCGCACGATCAACTCAGACATTAGCACGTCAGAACAGATGATTGTGGAACTGGAGCGCAAAATCGCCGTGATGAAGGAAGAGTACGCAGCTATGATCTATCAGGCGTACAAGAACCGTCAAAACCACGACGAGTTGATGTACATCTTCGCGGCTTCAAGCTTTAATCAGGCCTTCAAACGATTCAAATTTCTTCAGGAATACGCTGACTACCGTAAGCGCCAAGCCAACGAAATCAAAGACACGCAAATAAAGCTAGAGGAGCGCATTGTTAGCCTCGAAGCAGACAAAGCAAGTAAAGTGGTGCTATTGGATGAAAAAGCCGCTGAAGCAGCCTCTTTACGTGATAATAAGCAAGAGATTGAGCAGGTCATCGCCCAATTGAAGAGTGAGGAGGACAAGCTCAAAAAGAAGCAGCAGCAACAAGAGCAAGAACGCCAACGCATCAACGCAGCCATTCGTCGTATTATCGAAGAAGAATTGGCCGCTGAGAAAAAGAAGAACGACGGTAAATACGAGCTTACTCCTGAAGGAAAAATCATCTCTGCAGAATTTGAAAAGAACAAAGGAAACCTTCCTTGGCCCGTACTTAGAGGGGTGATTACATCTCGTTTTGGAACGCAACCACACCCTACTATTCCAGGAATTACCATTGAAAACAACGGAATTGATATCAGCACAGAGGCTGGTTCTGGTGTGCTCGCGGTATTCGGTGGTACGGTAACATCCGTGTTCTCGATTCCAGGGGCCGGTCAGAATGTTATTATCACCCATGGTGCATACAAAACGGTATACACCGGACTCACAAACGTGACCTTCTCAAAGGGTGATCAAATAGAAATGGGCGAACGCATTGGAACCGTTTTGACGGTCAATAACAAGTCTGTTTCTCACTTTGAAGTTTGGAAGATGAACAGCAAGAGTCCATCTCCTCAAAACCCAGAACTCTGGATCCGTCGTAAGTGA